A genomic window from Cinclus cinclus chromosome 5, bCinCin1.1, whole genome shotgun sequence includes:
- the NPY1R gene encoding neuropeptide Y receptor type 1 has translation MNTSVLAPLGNISGHLNFSEMDSQILQFEDEDCHVPLAMVFTLALAYGTVIILGVSGNLALIVIILKQKEMRNVTNILIVNLSFSDLLVTIMCLPFTFVYTLMDHWIFGEAMCKLNPFVQCASITVSVFSLVLIAIERHQLIINPRGWRPNNRHAYMGIAAIWILATASSLPFLIYHVLTDEPFRNVTFDEYKNKYVCLDLFPLDTARLSYTTTLLVIQYFGPLCFIFICYLKIYIRLKKRNNMMDKMRDSKYRSSETKRINIMLISIVVAFAVCWLPLTIFNIVFDWNHEILPVATCSHNLLFLICHLTAMISTCVNPIFYGFLNKNFQRDLQFFFHFCHFHSREEDYETIAMSTMHTDVSKTSLKQASPITFKKINSDDDEKI, from the exons ATGAATACCTCGGTTCTCGCCCCACTGGGGAATATTTCCGGTCATCTGAATTTTTCGGAGATGGACTCGCAGATCTTGCAGTTTGAGGATGAAGATTGCCATGTGCCTTTGGCCATGGTCTTCACTTTGGCCTTGGCTTATGGGACTGTGATAATTCTGGGAGTCTCTGGGAATCTGGCCTTGattgtcattattttaaaacaaaaggagaTGCGCAATGTCACCAACATCCTCATTGTCAACCTGTCGTTTTCTGATCTCCTAGTGACCATCATGTGTCTTCCCTTTACCTTTGTGTACACTTTAATGGACCACTGGATTTTTGGGGAGGCCATGTGCAAGCTGAACCCTTTTGTGCAATGTGCTTCCATCACCGTCTCCGTCTTTTCTTTAGTCCTCATTGCTATTGAGCGCCATCAGCTGATCATAAATCCCCGCGGCTGGAGGCCGAACAACAGACATGCCTACATGGGGATTGCTGCCATTTGGATTTTAGCCACAGCTTCCTCTTTGCCTTTCCTGATCTACCACGTGTTAACAGATGAGCCCTTCAGAAATGTAACATTTGATGAATATAAGAACAAATATGTGTGCTTGGACCTGTTccccttggacactgccaggctTTCTTATACCACAACGCTTTTGGTGATTCAGTACTTTGGACCactttgttttatatttatttgctaCCTGAAG ATATACATACGGttgaaaaaaaggaacaacatGATGGACAAGATGAGAGACAGTAAGTACAGATCCTCTGAAACCAAAAGGATCAACATCATGCTGATTTCAATAGTGGTCGCATTTGCAGTTTGCTGGCTGCCTCTCACCATCTTCAATATTGTGTTTGATTGGAATCATGAAATTCTGCCTGTTGCTACCTGCAGCCACAACCTGTTGTTCCTGATTTGCCACCTCACTGCCATGATCTCCACCTGTGTGAATCCCATCTTCTATGGGTTTCTCAATAAGAACTTCCAAAGGGACctgcagtttttttttcatttttgtcattTCCACTCCCGTGAGGAGGATTATGAAACTATAGCCATGTCTACCATGCACACAGATGTTTCAAAAACCTCTTTAAAGCAGGCAAGCCccatcacatttaaaaaaataaatagtgatgacgatgaaaaaatataa